A genomic region of Gemmatimonadota bacterium contains the following coding sequences:
- a CDS encoding DEAD/DEAH box helicase family protein, translating into MLRLEFDRGTILVHGDRDQVDGLSLPGCAFDQRVALYRAPARHYRDIITLLADRDIPYRDDARSYGKLDLSLQSDRSPFPYQQEAVDAWWKAGGRGVVVLPTGSGKTFVALMSMARVQRSTLVVVPTIDLMQQWYGVISSQFDVEVGLIGGGYYDIEPVTVSTYDSAYLHMERLGHQFGLVIFDECHHLPGPSYLMTADLSLAPYRLGLTATLEREDGAEHLLLDAVGETVYRQEIRSLSGEYLSGYETIKINVRLSPEERIEYQEERDIYRTFLDNNRISLSGPNGWVRFLSATSRSEEGRRAFTAYRTQKAIAQGSQAKLRVLERLIRQHRRDRMLIFTSDNETVYRISRRFLVPAITHQTKVKERREILAAFNAGDYPFLVTSRVLNEGVDVPEANVAVVLSGSGSVREHVQRLGRILRRVEGKHAVLYELVAERTGEEYASSRRRQHSAYRKNPAGRR; encoded by the coding sequence ATGCTCAGACTCGAATTCGACCGTGGGACCATCCTCGTGCACGGCGACCGGGACCAGGTGGACGGGTTGTCGTTGCCCGGTTGCGCGTTTGACCAGCGAGTGGCCCTGTACCGCGCTCCGGCGCGGCATTACCGCGATATCATCACGCTGCTCGCCGACCGGGACATCCCGTACCGGGACGACGCCCGTTCCTACGGGAAACTGGACCTTTCCCTCCAGTCTGACCGGTCCCCCTTTCCTTACCAGCAGGAAGCCGTGGACGCCTGGTGGAAGGCTGGAGGCCGTGGTGTGGTCGTGTTGCCGACCGGGTCGGGCAAGACTTTCGTCGCCCTCATGTCCATGGCCCGCGTCCAGCGCAGCACCCTGGTGGTCGTTCCCACCATCGACCTGATGCAACAGTGGTACGGCGTGATCTCCAGCCAGTTCGACGTCGAAGTGGGCCTGATCGGCGGGGGGTATTACGATATCGAACCGGTTACCGTGTCCACCTACGATTCCGCGTACCTGCACATGGAGCGGCTCGGCCACCAGTTCGGACTGGTGATTTTCGACGAATGCCACCACCTGCCCGGGCCGTCCTACCTCATGACCGCGGACCTGTCGCTGGCGCCGTACCGCCTCGGGCTGACGGCCACCCTCGAGCGGGAGGACGGCGCGGAACACCTCTTGCTGGACGCGGTCGGGGAGACGGTCTACCGCCAGGAGATCCGTTCCCTGAGCGGGGAGTATCTGTCCGGCTATGAGACGATCAAGATCAACGTCCGGCTTTCACCGGAAGAACGGATCGAGTACCAGGAGGAGCGGGATATCTATCGTACGTTCCTGGACAATAACAGGATCTCGCTGTCCGGTCCCAACGGGTGGGTCCGATTCCTGTCGGCGACGTCCCGCAGCGAAGAAGGGCGCCGGGCCTTCACGGCCTACCGGACCCAGAAGGCCATCGCCCAGGGTTCGCAGGCCAAGCTGCGCGTCCTGGAGCGGCTGATCCGGCAGCACCGCCGCGATCGCATGCTCATCTTCACCAGCGACAACGAAACGGTATACCGGATCTCGCGCCGGTTCCTCGTTCCCGCCATCACGCACCAGACCAAGGTGAAGGAGCGCCGGGAAATCCTGGCGGCGTTCAACGCCGGCGATTATCCCTTCCTGGTCACCTCCCGTGTGTTGAACGAAGGCGTGGACGTCCCCGAAGCCAATGTGGCCGTGGTGCTGTCCGGTTCCGGCAGCGTAAGGGAACACGTACAGCGTCTCGGCCGGATCCTTCGGCGCGTCGAGGGCAAGCACGCGGTGCTGTATGAGCTCGTGGCCGAACGGACGGGCGAGGAGTACGCGAGTTCCCGGCGGAGACAGCACAGCGCCTACCGGAAAAACCCGGCAGGGAGGCGGTGA
- a CDS encoding aminotransferase class V-fold PLP-dependent enzyme: MAARDKPITDDERVFWADIRRQFYLEDGVTFLQGGSVGPSARPVIEQVIEWLRQVEANPLHNQGDRLMGPLVESAREKVARFTGASAKNVALVLNTTMGMNVPARGLPLQPGGEVLMSDQEYPSVQRMWEHMAKTQHVLIRKVPLPTPPESPGEIVDAFAAHITPRTQVMIFSHVYCTTGLVAPVDELTALAHEHGAVAVVDGAHAVGMVPVDIEAWGCDFYASSTHKWLLAPKGTGICYVADPYLSALPAPILGYNTAPYGHAARFDVTGTHDVTHFAGLGAAIDYQLGIGWEDRIRRYCLGLARYLRELVMDEIEGARMTVPPGPEMSGFLTSFTIDGCNLHKVVGLMWEEYRIQIAATRAGNQPVFRISTHFYDCYEDIDRFIEALKTVLATRRDEVFEDGE; encoded by the coding sequence ATGGCCGCGCGCGACAAACCCATTACCGATGATGAGAGGGTGTTCTGGGCGGACATTCGGCGCCAGTTCTACCTCGAGGACGGCGTGACTTTCCTCCAGGGCGGCTCGGTGGGTCCGTCCGCGAGACCCGTCATCGAGCAGGTGATCGAGTGGCTGCGGCAGGTGGAGGCGAATCCGTTGCACAACCAGGGTGACCGGCTCATGGGACCCCTGGTCGAGTCGGCCCGCGAAAAGGTCGCACGGTTCACCGGGGCTTCCGCGAAAAATGTGGCCCTGGTACTCAACACCACGATGGGCATGAACGTTCCCGCCCGCGGATTGCCCCTGCAGCCCGGCGGCGAGGTGTTGATGAGCGACCAGGAATATCCCTCGGTCCAGCGCATGTGGGAACACATGGCAAAGACACAGCACGTCCTGATCCGCAAGGTTCCCCTGCCGACGCCGCCCGAGTCACCGGGGGAGATCGTCGACGCCTTCGCCGCCCATATCACGCCACGTACCCAGGTAATGATCTTCTCCCACGTCTACTGCACCACAGGTCTCGTGGCGCCTGTCGATGAGCTGACCGCCCTGGCCCATGAGCACGGCGCCGTGGCCGTGGTGGACGGCGCACATGCGGTCGGCATGGTGCCGGTAGACATCGAAGCCTGGGGATGCGATTTCTACGCCAGCAGCACGCACAAATGGCTGCTGGCGCCCAAGGGGACGGGTATCTGTTATGTCGCGGATCCGTACCTGAGCGCGCTGCCGGCGCCCATTCTGGGATACAATACCGCGCCGTACGGCCATGCCGCCCGGTTCGACGTGACGGGTACCCACGACGTGACCCATTTCGCCGGCCTGGGTGCGGCTATCGATTATCAGCTGGGCATCGGGTGGGAAGACCGGATACGGCGCTATTGCCTGGGCCTGGCCCGATACTTGCGTGAACTGGTCATGGACGAGATTGAAGGCGCGCGAATGACCGTACCGCCCGGGCCCGAAATGTCCGGATTCCTGACCTCCTTCACCATCGATGGCTGCAACCTCCACAAAGTCGTGGGGCTCATGTGGGAGGAGTACCGCATTCAGATCGCCGCAACCCGTGCGGGCAATCAGCCCGTCTTCCGCATTTCTACCCATTTCTACGACTGTTACGAGGACATCGACCGGTTCATCGAGGCCTTGAAGACCGTGCTTGCCACCCGGCGCGACGAGGTCTTCGAAGACGGGGAATAG
- a CDS encoding arylsulfatase, whose protein sequence is MSRPNVVFIMADQMRGDCMSCDGHPVVETPNLDHLVARGARFSHAYTAVPSCIPARSTVMTGMDQWHTGVLGMGRGQGPIPDDFPHTLAGTLADAGYATHLVGKGHFTPQRADMGFQSAELDESGRLIAQGLRDEYRQWFDREKKRDITPDDHGVNWNSWIGRPWHTEEYLHPTAWTMSRAIHYIAGRDRSRPFFLNISFARPHSPYVPPAWYFNLYHDRETPAPYIGDWAATHDAPFDATDVNAWHGKLSAPRIHRGRSGYYGEISFIDTQIGRLKNWMERHAPEAWTNTWVIFTSDHGDMVGDHHLWRKTYAYEGSARIPLIICPPARWGERVMSPVPDGVAELRDIMPTILDAAGLEVPPTVTGRSLLPLMRGTTDGWRDYIHGEHCWCYAPEQEMQYVTDGHRKFIWLPRIDEKQYFNLDEDPGECRNLVGDPAYEKEIEKWEGYLVAELEARDCGWVVNGRLHCPDGPLVSPFKDVRYRG, encoded by the coding sequence TTGTCCCGTCCCAACGTCGTATTCATCATGGCGGACCAGATGCGCGGCGACTGCATGAGCTGTGACGGCCATCCGGTGGTGGAAACGCCCAATCTGGATCACCTGGTCGCCCGGGGCGCGCGGTTTTCTCACGCCTACACGGCAGTCCCATCCTGTATTCCCGCCCGTTCAACCGTGATGACCGGCATGGACCAGTGGCACACGGGCGTCCTCGGCATGGGACGGGGACAGGGACCCATACCCGACGACTTCCCCCATACCCTGGCCGGTACGCTCGCGGATGCCGGATATGCCACCCACCTGGTCGGAAAGGGGCATTTCACGCCGCAGCGCGCGGACATGGGTTTTCAGTCGGCGGAACTGGACGAATCCGGCCGGCTGATCGCCCAGGGACTGCGGGACGAGTACCGCCAGTGGTTCGACCGGGAGAAAAAACGGGACATTACGCCGGACGACCACGGGGTCAACTGGAATTCGTGGATCGGGCGTCCCTGGCATACAGAGGAGTATCTCCATCCGACGGCCTGGACCATGAGCCGGGCGATCCACTACATCGCGGGGCGGGATCGATCCAGACCCTTCTTCCTCAACATCAGCTTCGCCCGTCCCCATTCGCCGTACGTACCGCCCGCCTGGTACTTCAACCTGTACCACGACCGGGAAACTCCGGCCCCGTACATCGGCGACTGGGCGGCGACGCACGACGCGCCCTTCGACGCCACGGACGTCAACGCCTGGCACGGAAAGCTGTCGGCCCCGCGCATTCATCGCGGCAGGTCCGGATACTACGGAGAGATCTCGTTCATCGACACCCAGATCGGCCGGCTCAAGAACTGGATGGAACGCCATGCCCCGGAGGCCTGGACCAACACCTGGGTCATCTTCACGTCCGACCACGGCGACATGGTGGGCGACCACCACCTGTGGCGCAAGACCTACGCCTACGAGGGCAGTGCGAGGATACCGCTGATCATCTGCCCGCCGGCCCGTTGGGGCGAACGGGTGATGTCGCCCGTTCCGGACGGCGTGGCGGAACTCCGCGACATTATGCCTACGATCCTGGACGCAGCGGGATTGGAAGTGCCGCCCACGGTGACGGGGCGTAGCCTGCTTCCGCTGATGCGAGGCACAACCGACGGCTGGCGAGACTATATTCACGGGGAACACTGCTGGTGCTACGCCCCTGAACAGGAAATGCAGTACGTGACGGACGGGCATCGGAAGTTCATCTGGCTGCCGCGAATCGATGAGAAACAGTACTTCAATCTGGACGAGGATCCCGGTGAGTGCCGCAACCTGGTGGGCGATCCTGCCTATGAGAAGGAAATAGAAAAGTGGGAAGGCTATCTCGTGGCTGAACTCGAGGCGCGAGACTGCGGTTGGGTGGTCAACGGCCGACTGCACTGCCCGGACGGACCACTGGTGTCTCCCTTCAAAGACGTCAGGTACAGGGGATGA
- a CDS encoding DSD1 family PLP-dependent enzyme: MRKEDLDTPVLWVDLDRLEDNICTVGQRLKKAGVDWRPHIKGVKIPAIAHRLLKAGAIGVTCAKLGEAEVMVAGGIEDILIANQVVGPQKYTRLTHLCRQADVKVAVDSDATLEELGRIARETGVEVGVLIELNTGMERAGVRPGEPVVELARKVHQAPGLRFRGVMAWEGHACVDENSDWKHGEIRRAVGDLVDSAQRCRAAGLPCDIVSGGGSGTLSVTPDLDGITEIQAGGAIFNDVMYTLWGVRTDPAIFVQVTVTSRPEPDRLIVDAGFKTVPAWFGMPMPVGVEGVETVRMSAEHGTVTFNGPNHEIAVGDKLDLMVAYTDVTLFLHDHLYGIRNGVVETVWPILGRGKLR, encoded by the coding sequence ATGCGCAAGGAGGATCTGGATACACCGGTTCTGTGGGTAGACCTGGACCGTCTCGAGGACAATATCTGTACCGTGGGACAACGGCTGAAGAAAGCCGGCGTGGACTGGCGCCCGCATATCAAGGGGGTCAAGATTCCGGCAATCGCCCACAGGTTATTGAAGGCCGGGGCCATCGGGGTCACCTGCGCCAAGCTCGGCGAGGCCGAGGTCATGGTCGCGGGAGGCATCGAGGACATCCTGATCGCCAACCAGGTGGTGGGACCGCAAAAGTATACTCGTCTGACCCATCTCTGCAGGCAGGCGGACGTGAAGGTCGCCGTCGACAGCGACGCCACGCTGGAGGAACTCGGCCGTATCGCGCGCGAAACCGGCGTCGAAGTCGGCGTGCTCATCGAACTGAACACGGGGATGGAACGCGCCGGAGTCCGGCCCGGCGAACCGGTCGTCGAACTCGCCCGAAAGGTCCACCAGGCCCCCGGCCTGCGGTTCCGGGGCGTCATGGCCTGGGAGGGACACGCCTGCGTGGACGAAAATTCCGACTGGAAGCACGGAGAGATCAGGCGGGCCGTGGGAGATCTCGTGGACTCCGCGCAGCGCTGCAGGGCCGCGGGACTGCCCTGCGACATCGTGAGCGGCGGAGGAAGCGGCACGCTTTCGGTCACCCCCGACCTGGACGGGATCACCGAGATTCAGGCGGGCGGTGCGATCTTCAACGACGTGATGTATACCCTGTGGGGGGTTCGCACCGACCCGGCCATCTTCGTGCAGGTGACGGTCACCAGCCGCCCCGAACCGGACCGCCTGATCGTGGACGCCGGGTTCAAGACGGTGCCCGCGTGGTTCGGCATGCCCATGCCGGTGGGCGTCGAGGGTGTGGAGACCGTGCGCATGTCCGCGGAACACGGGACCGTGACCTTCAACGGACCGAATCACGAGATCGCCGTCGGAGACAAACTGGACCTCATGGTGGCTTACACCGACGTCACCCTGTTTCTCCACGATCACCTCTATGGGATCCGCAACGGGGTCGTTGAAACCGTCTGGCCCATCCTCGGCCGCGGAAAACTGCGCTGA
- a CDS encoding TauD/TfdA family dioxygenase has product MTTKSKYATLTQSGFGAELGDLNLARLDEAMVNEAMDAFHEAGGLIVIRDQAHIEPAHLRRFVTRFGTPEGNEKYDPAFLVPGYPDILRIGNTKENGKYTALFIQADPPPLLWHMDDSFRHPQPIGSCLFCIRTPPEGGETGFAGMTAAYEDLPDDVKARIDSIQTVHSYNHLNELLRKKNPHRPPLSEALLEQFPPIARPLVARHPETGRKSLYLPLCHIESVEGMDKAEGNALLNSLQSHATGRDFTYMHRWRPGDLVVWDNRCTLHAPTPFDDTRYERLMYRFTFSGRQIIGF; this is encoded by the coding sequence ATGACCACTAAGTCCAAGTACGCCACCCTCACCCAATCCGGCTTCGGAGCCGAACTCGGGGATCTGAATCTCGCGCGGCTCGATGAAGCCATGGTCAACGAGGCCATGGACGCGTTTCACGAAGCGGGCGGGCTGATCGTCATTCGCGATCAAGCCCACATCGAACCTGCCCATCTCCGCCGTTTCGTGACCCGGTTCGGGACGCCCGAGGGCAACGAGAAATACGATCCGGCATTCCTGGTTCCGGGTTACCCCGATATACTGCGCATCGGAAACACGAAGGAGAACGGAAAGTACACCGCGCTCTTCATCCAGGCGGACCCGCCACCGCTGCTGTGGCACATGGACGATTCTTTCCGCCATCCCCAGCCGATCGGGTCCTGCCTGTTCTGCATCCGTACGCCTCCGGAAGGCGGGGAGACCGGCTTCGCGGGCATGACCGCGGCCTATGAGGATCTGCCGGACGATGTCAAAGCACGTATCGATTCAATCCAGACCGTCCATTCCTACAACCACCTCAACGAACTGCTCAGGAAGAAGAATCCGCACCGGCCGCCACTCAGCGAGGCGCTGCTCGAGCAGTTTCCTCCAATCGCCCGGCCCCTGGTCGCGCGGCATCCGGAGACCGGACGGAAATCCCTTTACCTGCCCCTCTGCCACATCGAATCCGTCGAAGGCATGGACAAAGCCGAAGGAAATGCACTCCTGAACAGCCTGCAGTCCCACGCGACGGGCAGGGATTTCACCTATATGCACCGGTGGCGTCCGGGCGATCTGGTGGTCTGGGACAACCGGTGCACGCTGCACGCCCCCACGCCCTTCGATGATACACGCTACGAACGGCTTATGTACCGGTTCACCTTCAGCGGCCGACAGATCATCGGATTCTGA
- a CDS encoding RtcB family protein, with protein sequence MAKPVPYRQWGRDLDAQSVQQMERACSLPVALAGALMPDAHVGYGLPIGGVLATDNAVIPYAVGVDIACRMKLTVLDLPLNTLRHDRGTDRLKKAISAETRFGVGARFKKRRNHPVLDRNWTVSPVTRKARDKAWSQLGTSGSGNHFVEFGELTLHEPLKGLDTGTYLALLSHSGSRGTGAMVASHYSRLAMSLRPELSREQRHLAWLDLDTEPGQEYWAAMELMGHYAAANHACIHRHMAGHLGAEVLLDLENHHNFAWKERIDVPGQPGQPGQTGQHGQWKPDRKAIVHRKGATPAGRGVLGIIPGSMASPAYVVRGKGSRDAMNSAAHGAGRVMSRKRAIRSLNWQDANRMLREKGVTLMSAGLDEVPFVYKNIEAVMAAQTDLVEVVARFDPRLVKMAPAGERPED encoded by the coding sequence TTGGCAAAACCTGTACCCTACCGGCAGTGGGGACGCGACCTGGACGCGCAGTCGGTTCAGCAGATGGAACGGGCCTGTTCCCTGCCCGTGGCCCTGGCCGGCGCGCTGATGCCGGACGCCCACGTGGGTTACGGCCTGCCCATCGGCGGCGTGCTGGCCACGGACAACGCCGTCATTCCCTACGCCGTGGGGGTCGACATCGCCTGCCGGATGAAGCTGACCGTCCTGGACTTGCCGCTGAATACGCTGCGGCATGACCGGGGAACGGACCGGCTGAAGAAGGCCATCTCCGCCGAGACGCGCTTTGGCGTGGGGGCCCGGTTCAAGAAACGCCGAAACCACCCGGTCCTCGACCGGAACTGGACCGTCTCCCCCGTGACCAGGAAAGCCAGGGACAAGGCCTGGAGCCAGTTGGGCACCAGCGGAAGCGGCAACCATTTCGTCGAATTCGGAGAGTTGACCCTGCACGAACCGCTAAAAGGGCTGGATACCGGTACCTACCTGGCGCTGCTTTCCCACAGCGGAAGCCGGGGGACCGGGGCCATGGTCGCCTCCCATTACAGCAGGCTGGCCATGTCCCTGCGCCCCGAGTTGTCCAGGGAACAGCGGCATCTCGCGTGGCTGGACCTGGACACCGAGCCGGGACAGGAGTACTGGGCGGCCATGGAGCTCATGGGCCACTACGCGGCGGCCAACCACGCGTGCATACACCGCCACATGGCCGGCCACCTGGGCGCGGAAGTGTTGCTGGACCTGGAGAATCACCATAACTTCGCGTGGAAGGAAAGGATCGACGTCCCCGGCCAGCCTGGTCAGCCCGGCCAGACCGGCCAGCACGGGCAATGGAAACCGGACCGGAAAGCGATCGTGCACCGTAAAGGCGCCACGCCGGCCGGCCGTGGCGTACTGGGCATCATACCCGGCTCGATGGCGAGCCCCGCCTACGTGGTCCGCGGGAAGGGGAGCCGGGACGCCATGAATTCGGCCGCCCACGGCGCCGGCCGCGTGATGAGCCGCAAAAGGGCGATCCGGAGTCTGAACTGGCAGGACGCCAACCGGATGCTCCGGGAGAAAGGCGTCACGCTCATGTCCGCCGGCCTCGACGAAGTCCCCTTTGTATACAAGAATATCGAAGCGGTGATGGCGGCACAGACCGACCTGGTGGAAGTGGTGGCCCGATTCGATCCCAGGCTGGTGAAGATGGCGCCCGCCGGTGAGAGACCGGAGGATTAA
- a CDS encoding mandelate racemase/muconate lactonizing enzyme family protein — MKILNVEAFAVRIPREAGQELREVGPGARGGVSAEPGASSAYFIPEARHAFKSDMHETLVVRVMTDDGLVGYGEGQSPILPDSTRNIVEDLCRPVLIGADPFDVEYLWQYLFEGMRERGHPTGFYVDALAACDIALWDLKGKALDLPVHKLLGGRFRDRVELYSGCAGRDPGTAADRAESLVAAGYRGLKLSPARDRKGTVAIAAAVRERVGPDIAVMVDVHTEFDVAEAIRLGRELEALDVYWLEAPTLPEDLAGHAAVTRALDMHVANGEWYRTRFEMKEAFERRTCDVVMPDIGRTGLTEGKRIAVLAETYNIPVSPHIGGGGLLSIAATIQLSAAIPNFLIMEHGHESYPTRCRYALEAPQPTGGAFPVTDQPGLGVRIDDEALEEFSTPLQ, encoded by the coding sequence ATGAAGATCTTGAATGTCGAAGCCTTCGCGGTACGAATCCCGAGAGAAGCCGGCCAGGAATTGCGTGAAGTCGGCCCCGGCGCGCGTGGCGGCGTATCCGCTGAACCCGGCGCGTCCTCCGCGTATTTCATACCGGAGGCCAGGCATGCCTTCAAGTCCGACATGCACGAGACCCTGGTGGTGCGTGTAATGACCGACGACGGTCTCGTCGGCTACGGCGAGGGGCAAAGTCCCATTTTACCTGATTCTACACGAAACATCGTGGAAGACCTGTGCCGTCCCGTCCTGATCGGCGCGGACCCGTTCGACGTGGAATACCTCTGGCAATACCTTTTCGAAGGCATGCGGGAAAGGGGACATCCGACCGGCTTCTACGTCGACGCCCTCGCCGCGTGCGACATTGCGCTGTGGGACTTGAAAGGCAAGGCGCTGGACCTGCCGGTGCATAAACTGCTCGGGGGGCGGTTTCGGGACCGGGTTGAACTTTATTCGGGATGCGCCGGCCGCGACCCCGGCACCGCGGCGGACCGAGCCGAAAGCCTCGTGGCCGCGGGCTACCGCGGTCTGAAACTTTCCCCGGCAAGGGACCGCAAGGGAACAGTGGCCATCGCCGCGGCCGTCCGCGAACGCGTCGGTCCGGACATTGCCGTCATGGTGGACGTGCACACCGAATTCGACGTGGCCGAGGCGATCAGGCTAGGCAGGGAACTGGAAGCGCTGGACGTCTACTGGCTGGAGGCGCCGACCTTACCCGAAGACCTGGCGGGTCACGCGGCCGTGACCCGGGCGCTGGACATGCACGTCGCCAACGGAGAGTGGTACCGCACCCGGTTCGAGATGAAGGAAGCCTTCGAAAGGAGGACCTGCGATGTGGTGATGCCCGATATCGGCCGTACGGGGCTGACCGAGGGGAAACGTATCGCCGTGCTCGCGGAGACCTACAACATCCCCGTGTCGCCCCACATCGGGGGCGGCGGACTGCTGTCCATCGCCGCGACCATCCAACTCTCCGCGGCCATCCCCAACTTCCTGATCATGGAACACGGTCACGAATCCTATCCCACGCGGTGCCGCTACGCGCTGGAAGCCCCGCAACCCACAGGCGGCGCGTTTCCGGTGACGGACCAGCCCGGCCTGGGCGTCCGGATCGACGATGAAGCGCTGGAAGAGTTCTCAACCCCCCTGCAGTAG
- a CDS encoding peptide ABC transporter substrate-binding protein: MRRILLYLLVFVFLSAPEISAQRVNSIGVELPEDAAPPERQRLRFFEMDGTYMEWFKTIYKRSPATNLISEPLVRQDHNYDLVPAAARSWEATPDGYTWLFHLRSGMQWDDGRPFTAHDYVFTFRRGADPDNAYDFEWHYQIIKNWNAVVARQLPVDSLGVEAIDDTTLAVHTEQPVPYLPYNLIMSWASPEHAVAKYGEEWSTRAETHVSSGPFKLTEWRKNEIIILDANPMYRGSMPPFLDQVIIRVFSQSAVPLMLSAYTADEVDMILLNGQASLGRVKSDPVLRHELHSMVNFVTFYMTMDTYNPPFDDLRVRKAFAHSIDRTALMDSALKDVGVSAYSMLAPGFPGSRPEVFRNMLPYDPDRARQLMAEAGYPDGKGFPQVDIWIRAHDSHTTRLPAEAIQAMIAEALNVRVGVRVIERKVFTDGLNNHEVTLALVAYSQDFPDPANLLGLWRSSGRHAWHDDTFERLIREGNEFMGPPEERYAIYHAAERRLVEDVGGIFLWFPVEHRLWKPDFYSPTLLPNRLGMEVWSNLTWMNGYFRDTDRAAADQPDGRGLWDWLKSALD; this comes from the coding sequence ATGCGACGAATCCTCTTATACCTCTTGGTATTCGTATTTCTTTCGGCCCCGGAAATCTCCGCCCAGCGGGTCAACTCCATTGGCGTCGAATTGCCCGAAGATGCCGCGCCGCCGGAGCGGCAGCGGTTGCGGTTTTTCGAGATGGACGGGACGTACATGGAGTGGTTCAAGACCATATACAAGCGCAGTCCGGCCACGAATCTCATATCCGAGCCGCTGGTCCGCCAGGACCATAACTACGATCTGGTACCGGCCGCCGCCAGGTCCTGGGAGGCCACGCCGGACGGATACACCTGGCTTTTCCACCTGCGGTCCGGGATGCAGTGGGACGACGGCCGGCCCTTCACCGCCCACGACTACGTCTTTACCTTTCGCCGGGGGGCGGACCCTGACAACGCCTACGATTTCGAATGGCACTACCAGATCATCAAGAACTGGAACGCCGTGGTCGCCCGCCAACTGCCCGTCGATTCGCTGGGCGTGGAGGCGATAGACGATACGACGCTGGCCGTCCATACCGAGCAGCCCGTACCCTACCTGCCCTATAACCTCATCATGAGCTGGGCTTCGCCGGAGCACGCCGTGGCCAAGTACGGCGAGGAGTGGTCCACCCGGGCCGAGACCCACGTGTCTTCCGGACCGTTCAAGCTCACGGAATGGCGCAAGAACGAAATCATCATCCTGGACGCCAACCCGATGTACCGGGGCTCGATGCCGCCCTTTCTCGACCAGGTGATCATCCGGGTGTTTTCCCAGTCGGCCGTGCCGCTCATGCTCTCGGCATATACGGCCGACGAGGTGGACATGATCCTCCTGAATGGGCAGGCGTCCCTGGGGAGGGTCAAGAGCGACCCGGTGCTCCGCCATGAACTACATTCCATGGTCAACTTCGTTACGTTCTACATGACCATGGATACGTACAATCCGCCTTTCGACGACCTGCGCGTCCGGAAAGCCTTCGCCCATTCCATCGACCGGACGGCTCTGATGGACTCCGCCCTGAAGGACGTGGGCGTTTCGGCCTACAGCATGCTGGCCCCCGGTTTCCCGGGCTCGAGACCGGAGGTCTTCCGCAATATGCTGCCCTACGATCCCGATCGCGCCAGGCAGTTGATGGCAGAGGCGGGATATCCCGACGGCAAGGGGTTTCCCCAGGTCGACATCTGGATCCGTGCCCACGATTCCCATACCACCCGCCTGCCCGCCGAGGCCATCCAGGCGATGATCGCCGAAGCGCTGAACGTCCGGGTCGGGGTCCGGGTCATCGAACGCAAGGTGTTCACGGACGGCCTGAACAACCACGAAGTGACGCTGGCCCTGGTGGCCTACAGCCAGGATTTCCCGGATCCGGCCAACCTCCTCGGGCTCTGGCGGTCAAGCGGCCGCCACGCCTGGCACGACGATACCTTCGAACGGCTTATTCGCGAGGGCAACGAGTTCATGGGTCCGCCCGAGGAAAGGTACGCCATCTACCACGCCGCCGAACGCAGGCTCGTGGAGGACGTGGGCGGCATCTTCCTCTGGTTTCCGGTAGAACACCGTCTCTGGAAACCCGATTTCTACAGCCCTACCCTCCTCCCCAACCGGCTCGGCATGGAAGTCTGGTCCAACCTGACCTGGATGAACGGCTATTTCAGGGATACGGACCGTGCGGCGGCGGATCAGCCGGACGGCCGCGGCCTCTGGGACTGGCTGAAATCCGCCCTGGACTGA